The proteins below come from a single Cupriavidus pauculus genomic window:
- a CDS encoding LacI family DNA-binding transcriptional regulator, producing the protein MKAKVTAHDVARLAEVSQSAVSRAFTPGASVAPDTRERIHTAARQLGYRPNAIARSLITRRSRIIGLVMSYLENQFYPVVIERLCQALQQDGYHVLLFISETEDADNVLKDILQYQVDGIVMASTTLSSALANDCIHAGIPVVLFNRVAQIGTLGGYSTSSVTSQNRDGGRLVGELLAGNGHRRIAWLAGAENASTSREREAGLCDALSAAGLQLHARGVGHYDFAEARRAVLAMFRDPASRPDALFCANDHMAIAALETLRTELGMRVPHDVSVVGFDNVPQAAWPSFDLTTVQQNVEQMVDATRTLLFQQIGGEVMARSVAVPCVLVERGTVRASGVARRPIQNETHETPETT; encoded by the coding sequence ATGAAGGCAAAGGTCACCGCGCACGACGTGGCCCGGCTGGCGGAGGTGTCGCAATCCGCCGTCAGCCGCGCGTTCACGCCGGGCGCGAGCGTGGCCCCCGACACGCGCGAGCGGATCCATACCGCGGCGCGTCAGCTCGGCTATCGTCCCAATGCCATCGCGCGCAGCCTCATCACACGCCGCAGCCGGATCATCGGCCTCGTCATGAGCTACCTGGAGAACCAGTTCTATCCGGTGGTCATCGAGCGCCTGTGCCAGGCGCTGCAGCAGGACGGCTATCACGTGCTGCTGTTCATCAGCGAGACCGAGGACGCCGACAACGTCCTCAAGGACATCCTGCAGTACCAGGTCGATGGCATCGTGATGGCATCGACGACGCTGTCGTCGGCGCTCGCCAACGACTGCATCCATGCCGGCATTCCGGTCGTGCTGTTCAACCGCGTGGCGCAGATCGGCACGCTGGGCGGCTACTCGACGAGTTCGGTCACGTCGCAGAACCGGGACGGCGGACGCCTCGTCGGCGAGTTGCTCGCCGGCAACGGCCATCGCCGCATCGCGTGGCTGGCCGGCGCCGAGAATGCCTCGACGAGCCGCGAACGCGAGGCCGGACTCTGCGACGCCCTCTCCGCGGCCGGCCTGCAACTGCATGCGCGCGGCGTGGGCCATTACGACTTTGCCGAAGCGCGGCGCGCCGTGCTCGCGATGTTTCGCGACCCCGCCAGCCGCCCCGACGCGCTGTTCTGCGCCAACGACCATATGGCCATCGCGGCGCTGGAAACCCTGCGGACCGAACTCGGCATGCGAGTCCCCCACGACGTATCGGTCGTCGGCTTCGACAACGTACCGCAGGCGGCGTGGCCGTCGTTCGACCTGACCACCGTGCAGCAGAACGTCGAGCAGATGGTCGATGCCACGCGCACGCTGCTGTTCCAGCAGATCGGCGGCGAGGTGATGGCGCGCAGCGTCGCCGTGCCATGCGTGCTGGTCGAGCGCGGCACCGTGCGCGCGAGCGGCGTGGCACGCCGGCCCATCCAAAACGAGACACACGAGACACCCGAGACAACATGA
- a CDS encoding PadR family transcriptional regulator, which yields MKRQFLGLLARVYVMQFALEVPATVAMLAEMLVEYGFQVDIGTVRPLLRALQMEGYLESVLRDGIGRVYLLTEMGREELASSRSRIDELYRRLHNPDGSQTLQPSQT from the coding sequence ATGAAAAGACAGTTCCTTGGCCTGCTGGCCCGCGTCTATGTGATGCAATTTGCCCTGGAGGTGCCCGCCACGGTCGCCATGCTCGCGGAAATGCTCGTCGAGTACGGGTTCCAGGTCGATATCGGCACCGTACGCCCGCTGCTGCGAGCGCTGCAGATGGAAGGCTATCTGGAGAGCGTGTTGCGCGACGGGATCGGCCGGGTCTACCTGCTGACCGAGATGGGCCGCGAAGAACTCGCGAGCAGCCGGTCCCGCATCGACGAACTCTACCGCCGCCTGCATAACCCCGACGGCAGCCAGACGCTGCAGCCCAGCCAGACCTGA
- a CDS encoding SDR family NAD(P)-dependent oxidoreductase, with translation MTAATPLPSALPSFGGFRLDGKRALVTGGGRGLGLAAGVALAQAGAAVTLAARSGAELEAACTAIREQGGSADALVLDVTDAAAVRRAVESRPPYQILVNNAGMNRPKLLTETPDEDIDAVFALNVKATFYVAREVARSLQAAGLPGSIINVSSQMGHVGSPRRTLYCASKHAVEGMSKALAWELGPAGIRVNTLCPTFIETAFTAPMFEDPAFRRFVVDKIALGRVGTIDEVMGPVVFLASDASSLMTGSALMLDGGWTAA, from the coding sequence ATGACAGCCGCGACGCCACTGCCCTCCGCATTGCCTTCGTTCGGCGGGTTTCGGCTCGACGGCAAGCGCGCGCTCGTCACGGGCGGGGGCCGCGGCCTCGGCCTGGCGGCGGGTGTGGCACTGGCGCAGGCCGGTGCCGCCGTCACGCTCGCGGCACGGTCCGGCGCGGAGCTCGAAGCGGCCTGCACGGCCATTCGCGAGCAGGGCGGCAGCGCCGATGCGCTCGTGCTGGACGTGACCGATGCCGCCGCGGTCCGGCGCGCGGTCGAGAGCCGGCCGCCGTACCAGATTCTCGTCAACAACGCGGGCATGAACCGGCCCAAGCTGCTGACCGAGACGCCCGACGAAGACATCGACGCGGTGTTCGCGCTGAACGTGAAAGCGACCTTCTACGTCGCGCGCGAGGTCGCCCGGAGCCTCCAGGCCGCCGGCCTGCCGGGCTCCATCATCAATGTGTCGTCGCAGATGGGGCATGTGGGCAGCCCGCGCCGGACGCTGTATTGCGCCAGCAAGCATGCGGTCGAAGGCATGAGCAAGGCGCTGGCCTGGGAACTCGGGCCCGCGGGCATTCGCGTCAACACGCTGTGCCCGACCTTTATCGAGACTGCGTTCACCGCGCCGATGTTCGAGGATCCGGCATTCCGCCGTTTTGTCGTCGACAAGATCGCGCTGGGCCGCGTCGGTACGATCGACGAGGTCATGGGCCCCGTGGTGTTCCTCGCGAGCGATGCGTCGAGCCTGATGACGGGCAGCGCGCTGATGCTCGACGGCGGGTGGACGGCGGCATGA
- the leuC gene encoding 3-isopropylmalate dehydratase large subunit yields the protein MTTLFDKIWAAHAVARNGAGEDLIYIDRHLVQEVSSPQAFASMAESGHVLRSSPRHIAVQDHNVPTTADRLTNIPNAESREQIATLRRNTQATGMRLYDLDHPLQGIVHVIAPELGYVLPGSTVVCGDSHSATLGAMGAVAWGIGTSEVAHVMSTQSLWMRKPRTLGISISGVLPRGTYAKDLALAIIHHIGTSGGNGYGVEYFGPTVQALSMEARMTLCNMTIEAGSRFGLIAPDATTIAYLRDRVQGAAREHFEPAAKVWSTLRTDDASDFDRRVEFDAATVAPLVTWGTTPADSAAFSGRVGDGATLDEAAERNRIEENLVYMGLEMGQALSSVPIDVAFIGSCTNGRLEDLRAAAEVVRGRRVASSVRALVVPGSGSVKRAAEAEGLAQVFVDAGFEWRESGCSMCIGMNGDSLAPGERCASTSNRNFENRQGQGGRTHLMSPAAVAASALRGQLTDPREYLA from the coding sequence ATGACAACACTCTTCGACAAGATCTGGGCGGCCCATGCGGTTGCCCGCAATGGCGCCGGCGAGGACCTGATCTATATCGATCGGCACCTCGTGCAGGAAGTCTCGAGCCCGCAGGCCTTCGCGAGCATGGCCGAGTCCGGTCACGTGCTGCGTTCGTCGCCGCGCCATATCGCGGTGCAGGACCACAACGTGCCCACCACGGCCGATCGGCTGACGAACATCCCGAACGCGGAAAGCCGCGAGCAGATCGCGACCCTGCGCCGCAATACGCAGGCCACGGGCATGCGCCTGTACGACCTCGACCATCCGCTGCAGGGCATCGTCCACGTCATCGCGCCGGAACTCGGCTACGTGCTACCGGGCAGCACCGTGGTCTGCGGCGACTCGCACAGCGCCACGCTGGGCGCGATGGGCGCGGTGGCGTGGGGTATCGGCACCTCGGAGGTCGCGCACGTGATGAGCACGCAGAGCCTGTGGATGCGCAAGCCGCGCACCCTCGGCATCTCGATCTCGGGCGTGCTGCCGCGCGGCACTTATGCAAAGGATCTCGCGCTGGCCATCATTCACCATATCGGTACCAGCGGCGGCAACGGCTACGGCGTTGAGTACTTCGGTCCGACGGTGCAAGCGCTGTCGATGGAAGCGCGGATGACGCTCTGTAACATGACCATCGAAGCCGGCTCGCGCTTCGGACTGATCGCCCCGGACGCCACCACGATCGCGTATCTGCGCGACCGCGTGCAGGGCGCCGCGCGCGAGCATTTCGAGCCGGCCGCCAAAGTCTGGAGCACGTTGCGCACCGACGACGCGTCGGATTTCGATCGGCGCGTCGAGTTCGACGCGGCCACCGTGGCGCCGCTCGTGACGTGGGGCACCACGCCGGCCGACAGCGCCGCATTCTCGGGTCGCGTGGGCGACGGCGCCACGCTGGACGAGGCCGCCGAGCGCAACCGCATCGAGGAGAACCTCGTCTATATGGGCCTTGAGATGGGACAGGCACTGTCGTCGGTGCCGATCGACGTGGCCTTTATCGGCTCCTGCACCAACGGCCGCCTCGAGGACCTGCGCGCTGCCGCGGAGGTCGTGCGCGGACGCCGCGTGGCATCCAGCGTGCGTGCGCTCGTGGTGCCTGGCTCGGGCAGCGTCAAGCGCGCGGCCGAGGCCGAAGGGCTCGCGCAGGTCTTCGTCGATGCGGGCTTCGAATGGCGCGAGTCCGGCTGCTCGATGTGTATCGGCATGAATGGCGACAGCCTTGCGCCGGGCGAGCGCTGCGCCTCCACCTCCAACCGCAATTTCGAAAACCGGCAGGGACAAGGCGGCCGCACGCATCTGATGAGCCCCGCCGCTGTCGCCGCATCCGCGCTGCGGGGACAGCTGACCGATCCCCGGGAGTACCTCGCATGA
- a CDS encoding Bug family tripartite tricarboxylate transporter substrate binding protein — translation MKLPRYPLTVLTTALALAVCGLPAAHAQNDYPNKPIRLIVPFANAGVTDTSARIVAEKLGQQLGQQIVVDNKPGAGGNIGTQMVAKAEPDGYTLLLGYDGTLVINPNVYAKVPFDPVKDFAPIGKIGDALLLIAANPKLGVKNIADLQKYARTLPGGVSYGSAGNGSTTHLAGEMFHQRTGMAMTHVPYKGGGQALLDVVGGTLPITFAAVTGAMPFVKSGQVEALAVTSRERAPSLPNVPTLIEAGLKDFEINSWVGLLAPAKTPQPVLDKLSAALQKVLNDPAMRERLASLGIVATPGTPDAYGKEIVRDLQKNKAITKAAHISLD, via the coding sequence ATGAAACTGCCTCGCTATCCCCTCACCGTCCTCACCACCGCCCTCGCACTGGCCGTCTGCGGCCTGCCCGCCGCCCACGCGCAGAACGACTATCCGAACAAGCCGATCCGCCTGATCGTGCCGTTTGCCAATGCCGGCGTGACCGACACCAGCGCGCGCATCGTGGCGGAGAAACTCGGCCAGCAGCTGGGCCAGCAGATCGTCGTCGATAACAAGCCCGGCGCGGGCGGCAATATCGGCACGCAGATGGTGGCCAAGGCCGAGCCCGATGGCTATACGCTGCTGCTTGGCTATGACGGCACGCTCGTCATCAACCCCAACGTCTATGCGAAGGTGCCGTTCGATCCGGTGAAGGATTTCGCGCCGATCGGCAAGATCGGTGACGCGCTGCTGCTGATCGCGGCCAATCCGAAGCTCGGCGTCAAGAACATCGCGGACCTGCAGAAGTACGCCAGGACCCTGCCCGGCGGCGTGTCCTACGGGAGCGCCGGCAACGGCAGCACCACGCATCTGGCCGGCGAGATGTTCCACCAGCGCACCGGCATGGCCATGACGCACGTTCCCTACAAGGGCGGCGGCCAGGCCCTGCTCGACGTCGTGGGCGGCACGCTGCCCATCACGTTCGCGGCGGTGACGGGTGCCATGCCGTTCGTGAAGAGCGGTCAGGTGGAGGCGCTGGCCGTGACCTCGCGCGAGCGCGCGCCCTCGCTGCCGAACGTGCCCACGCTGATCGAAGCGGGCCTGAAGGACTTCGAGATCAATTCGTGGGTCGGTCTGCTGGCCCCGGCCAAGACGCCCCAGCCCGTGCTCGACAAGCTCAGCGCCGCGCTGCAGAAGGTGCTGAACGACCCCGCGATGCGGGAACGCCTCGCCTCGCTCGGCATCGTCGCCACGCCGGGCACGCCCGACGCCTATGGCAAGGAGATCGTGCGCGACCTCCAGAAGAACAAGGCGATCACCAAGGCCGCGCATATCAGTCTCGACTGA
- a CDS encoding DMT family transporter has translation MKPNDIVRLLALSAIWGASFLFIRIGAPVLGPLPAAFFRVLIGAATLAACLAFMRVHWDMRGKWRAVMTLGVINSGIPFVMYAVAALWLPAGYSAVFNAMTPLMGVLIGALFFAEPLTRAKAIGVVLGLLGVAVLTRTGPVTFSPVVLLGAAACLVATLCYGLAGFLTRRWITAQGGLDNRLVAAGSLIGATLFLLPFSAVALMRENTLPLAGAGVWAAMLALGMFCTAIAYVMYFRLIADIGPVRSLTVTFLIPPFGIVWGWIFLGETLSPAHAAGMALIGGAVWMVLRPAKPAAEARTA, from the coding sequence ATGAAACCAAACGATATCGTTCGCCTGCTCGCGCTGTCCGCGATCTGGGGCGCCAGCTTTCTGTTCATTCGCATTGGCGCGCCCGTGCTCGGACCGCTGCCGGCGGCGTTCTTTCGCGTGCTGATCGGCGCCGCCACGCTCGCGGCGTGCCTGGCGTTCATGCGCGTGCACTGGGACATGCGCGGCAAGTGGCGCGCGGTGATGACCCTTGGCGTCATCAACTCCGGCATTCCGTTCGTGATGTATGCCGTGGCCGCGTTATGGCTGCCGGCCGGGTACTCCGCGGTGTTCAATGCGATGACGCCGCTGATGGGCGTGCTGATCGGCGCGCTCTTCTTCGCGGAACCGCTGACACGCGCGAAGGCCATCGGGGTGGTGCTGGGTTTGCTGGGGGTGGCCGTGCTGACGCGGACCGGGCCCGTCACGTTCTCGCCGGTGGTGCTGCTGGGTGCGGCGGCCTGCCTCGTGGCAACGCTCTGCTACGGACTGGCCGGCTTTCTGACGCGCCGCTGGATCACGGCGCAGGGCGGGCTCGACAACCGTCTGGTCGCCGCGGGCAGCCTGATCGGCGCGACGCTTTTCCTGCTGCCGTTCAGCGCCGTTGCCCTGATGCGCGAGAACACGCTGCCGCTGGCGGGGGCGGGCGTCTGGGCCGCGATGCTCGCGCTGGGCATGTTCTGCACGGCCATTGCCTACGTCATGTACTTCCGGCTGATCGCCGACATCGGCCCGGTACGGTCGCTGACGGTCACGTTCCTGATTCCGCCGTTCGGCATCGTCTGGGGCTGGATCTTCCTCGGGGAGACGCTGTCGCCCGCGCATGCCGCGGGCATGGCATTGATTGGCGGTGCGGTATGGATGGTATTGCGGCCGGCAAAGCCGGCCGCCGAGGCGCGCACCGCCTGA
- a CDS encoding 3-hydroxyacyl-CoA dehydrogenase — MIDKQDLQTLCGGRPVAIVGAGLVGAGWAIVFARAGLNVKMFDANAEITRKAVPLIETQLEGLRRHGLIDEDPAVVLARITPVATLAEAVDGVAYVQESVLERVDVKRQLMEELDALLAPDAIVGSSTSGIPGSAFALGLAISPRVLIVHPVNPPYLVPVVELVPSPEASARTATFADALMRAVGQTVVHVRKEVEGFVLNRLQAVLLREAWALVQDGVASCEDVDKTIRDGLGWRWSFMGPFETIDLNAPGGVADYAVRLGALYQRIARAGSHEAPWDAELIGHVESQRREHLSQADLESRRAWRDERLMEFAAARRAQAPGH, encoded by the coding sequence ATGATCGACAAGCAAGACCTTCAAACACTTTGCGGCGGGCGCCCCGTGGCGATCGTCGGCGCGGGACTGGTCGGCGCGGGCTGGGCCATCGTCTTCGCGCGTGCCGGGCTGAACGTGAAGATGTTCGACGCCAATGCCGAAATCACGCGCAAAGCCGTGCCGCTCATCGAGACGCAACTCGAAGGCCTGCGCCGCCATGGGCTGATCGACGAGGATCCTGCCGTCGTGCTGGCACGCATTACGCCGGTCGCCACGCTGGCCGAGGCCGTCGACGGCGTCGCCTACGTACAGGAGTCCGTGCTCGAGCGCGTCGACGTCAAGCGCCAGCTGATGGAGGAACTCGATGCGCTGCTCGCGCCCGACGCCATCGTCGGCAGCTCCACATCCGGTATTCCGGGCTCGGCCTTTGCGCTGGGCCTTGCCATCTCGCCCCGCGTGCTGATCGTGCATCCGGTGAATCCGCCCTACCTCGTTCCCGTCGTGGAGCTCGTGCCTTCGCCGGAAGCCTCCGCGCGCACCGCCACGTTCGCCGATGCGCTGATGCGCGCGGTCGGACAGACCGTGGTGCACGTGCGCAAGGAAGTGGAAGGGTTCGTGCTGAACCGCCTGCAGGCCGTGTTGCTGCGCGAGGCCTGGGCACTGGTGCAGGACGGCGTGGCCAGCTGCGAGGACGTCGACAAGACGATTCGCGACGGCCTCGGCTGGCGCTGGTCGTTCATGGGGCCGTTCGAGACGATCGATCTGAACGCACCCGGCGGCGTGGCGGATTACGCCGTGCGGCTGGGGGCGCTTTACCAGCGCATCGCGCGCGCGGGCAGCCATGAAGCGCCCTGGGATGCCGAGCTGATCGGCCACGTGGAATCGCAACGCCGCGAGCATCTGTCGCAGGCGGATCTGGAATCGCGCCGCGCATGGCGTGACGAACGACTGATGGAGTTCGCGGCGGCCCGGCGCGCGCAGGCGCCTGGACACTAA
- a CDS encoding oxaloacetate decarboxylase — protein sequence MANPILRQKLAAGEFITIPGVQDMIATVMTNKVGFDIIYGSGYWLTASSLGLPDAGIATYTQMVDRMRTITRTSKAALIADADTGYGGLLNVHHTVRGYEEAGVTAIQIEDQEFPKKCGHTPFKRCVPIEDMVEKIKVASEARQDKENFLIIARTDSRASLGVDDAMRRMEAYAKAGADILFFEAPQSEEEMRRACEAFDLPMMANMADGGKTPILPASVLKEIGYSLAIFPAMTSLVAAAAIEKSLRHLKESGTSLSPDIPMADFNEFCRLIGFEEVWDFEKRWAR from the coding sequence ATGGCCAATCCCATTCTTCGCCAGAAGCTCGCCGCGGGCGAGTTCATTACCATCCCGGGCGTGCAGGACATGATCGCCACCGTCATGACCAACAAGGTCGGGTTCGACATCATCTACGGTTCGGGTTACTGGCTCACCGCGTCGAGCCTCGGCCTGCCCGATGCCGGCATTGCCACCTATACGCAGATGGTCGATCGCATGCGCACGATCACGCGGACGTCGAAGGCGGCCCTGATCGCCGATGCGGACACGGGCTACGGCGGCCTGCTCAACGTGCACCACACGGTGCGCGGCTACGAAGAAGCCGGCGTCACCGCGATCCAGATCGAGGACCAGGAATTTCCGAAGAAATGCGGCCACACGCCGTTCAAGCGCTGTGTGCCGATCGAGGACATGGTCGAGAAGATCAAGGTCGCCTCGGAAGCGCGCCAGGACAAGGAGAATTTCCTGATCATCGCCCGTACCGACTCACGCGCGAGTCTCGGCGTGGATGACGCCATGCGTCGCATGGAGGCCTACGCGAAGGCGGGGGCCGACATCCTGTTCTTCGAAGCCCCGCAATCGGAGGAAGAAATGCGCCGCGCATGCGAAGCCTTCGACCTGCCGATGATGGCCAACATGGCCGATGGCGGCAAGACGCCGATCCTGCCGGCAAGCGTGCTGAAGGAGATCGGCTACTCGCTCGCCATCTTCCCCGCGATGACGAGCCTCGTGGCCGCCGCCGCCATCGAGAAATCGCTGCGCCATCTCAAGGAATCCGGCACGAGCCTCTCGCCGGACATTCCCATGGCCGACTTCAACGAGTTCTGCCGCCTGATCGGCTTCGAGGAAGTCTGGGATTTCGAGAAGCGCTGGGCGCGCTGA
- the fur gene encoding ferric iron uptake transcriptional regulator, which yields MSLSPVSTDPRLKHAGLKATSPRMHVLEAFRTSDRRHLSAEDVYRILLTQDVDAGLSTVYRVLNQLVQANILLRHTFEADHAVFELNEGGHHDHLICVNCGRVEEFRDEGIERRQRQVAADNEFELREHMLVLYGLCPACQPRTTDD from the coding sequence ATGTCCCTGTCACCTGTGAGTACCGATCCCCGTCTCAAGCACGCCGGCCTCAAGGCCACCTCGCCCCGCATGCACGTGCTGGAGGCGTTTCGTACCAGCGACCGCCGCCATCTGAGCGCGGAAGACGTCTATCGCATCCTGCTGACGCAGGACGTCGATGCCGGCTTATCGACCGTGTACCGCGTGCTCAACCAGCTGGTGCAGGCCAATATCCTGCTGCGGCACACGTTCGAGGCCGATCACGCCGTCTTCGAGCTGAACGAAGGCGGCCACCACGATCACCTGATCTGCGTGAACTGCGGCCGGGTAGAAGAGTTTCGCGACGAGGGGATCGAGCGCCGACAGCGCCAGGTCGCCGCGGACAACGAATTCGAGCTGCGCGAACATATGCTCGTGCTCTACGGCCTGTGCCCCGCCTGCCAGCCACGCACCACGGACGATTGA
- the leuD gene encoding 3-isopropylmalate dehydratase small subunit, whose amino-acid sequence MKAVIAEVQGRAAVMQRDDIDTDAIFPGRFLRLVQRTGMGAHLFADWLAEGRPEVAFMADATPPRMVVALQNFGCGSSREHAVWALSDYGIKAVIALSFGDIFRNNCVKNGVVAAIVTPDDHARLLRALAADKDAPLHLRVAGRTLQLPDGGTMPIVLADGHAEQLLSAEDEVDRTLAHDAALRAYEERVQREQPWLASMG is encoded by the coding sequence ATGAAAGCCGTGATCGCAGAAGTCCAGGGCCGCGCCGCGGTCATGCAGCGCGACGACATCGATACCGATGCCATCTTTCCGGGCCGCTTCCTGCGCCTCGTGCAACGCACGGGCATGGGCGCGCATCTATTCGCCGACTGGCTGGCCGAAGGGCGGCCCGAGGTCGCGTTCATGGCGGACGCCACGCCGCCGCGCATGGTCGTCGCGCTGCAGAACTTCGGCTGCGGCTCCTCGCGCGAGCACGCGGTGTGGGCGTTGTCCGACTATGGCATCAAGGCGGTCATCGCGCTCTCGTTCGGCGATATCTTTCGCAACAACTGCGTGAAGAACGGCGTGGTCGCGGCCATCGTGACGCCCGACGATCATGCACGCCTGTTGCGGGCCCTCGCCGCCGACAAGGATGCCCCGTTGCATCTGCGCGTGGCCGGGCGCACGCTGCAGTTGCCCGATGGCGGCACCATGCCGATCGTCCTCGCCGACGGCCATGCGGAACAGCTGCTGTCCGCCGAGGACGAAGTCGACCGCACGCTGGCCCACGATGCGGCACTACGCGCCTACGAGGAACGCGTGCAGCGCGAACAGCCGTGGCTGGCCTCGATGGGCTGA
- a CDS encoding tripartite tricarboxylate transporter substrate binding protein, whose product MPIINTTFRATALALAAMAVTAFAHAQPAWKPDRPVTIVVPYVPGGGTDASARATAKLLGEQWGQPVLVVNQPGADGLIGTRKVTESKPDGYTLLLQTPAIVLTKHAPSFTGTDPLASLVPVTNIAQSPGVIVANSKFPATSLPELIKYCKTATTPCSMGTGENVAKLFGQQLKAEVLPNLIVVNYKGTAAIITDMIANNVNFAVTGVASALPHQKAGTLKIVANQGTHRFAGAPDVRTVIETGMPQYEYTTWFGLFAPKGTPPAVTQSIYEAVREAMRHPELQTAITAAGAEPLVNTPDEFAAQVRKEDARFTALAKRFPLN is encoded by the coding sequence ATGCCCATCATCAACACCACGTTCCGCGCCACGGCGCTCGCCCTCGCGGCGATGGCCGTCACCGCTTTCGCCCATGCACAGCCCGCATGGAAGCCCGACCGCCCCGTCACGATCGTCGTGCCCTACGTGCCCGGCGGCGGCACCGACGCCTCGGCGCGCGCGACGGCCAAGCTGCTCGGCGAGCAGTGGGGCCAGCCCGTGCTCGTCGTCAACCAGCCCGGCGCGGACGGCCTCATCGGCACGCGCAAGGTCACGGAGTCGAAGCCCGACGGCTACACGCTGCTGCTGCAGACACCGGCCATCGTGCTGACCAAGCACGCGCCGTCGTTCACGGGCACCGATCCGCTCGCGAGCCTCGTGCCCGTAACCAATATCGCGCAGTCGCCCGGCGTGATCGTGGCCAACAGCAAATTCCCGGCTACGTCCCTGCCGGAGTTGATCAAGTACTGCAAGACGGCCACCACGCCGTGTTCGATGGGCACCGGCGAGAACGTCGCGAAGCTCTTCGGCCAGCAGCTGAAGGCGGAGGTGCTGCCGAACCTGATCGTCGTCAACTACAAGGGCACGGCGGCGATCATCACGGACATGATCGCCAACAACGTGAACTTCGCGGTGACGGGCGTGGCATCGGCCCTGCCGCACCAGAAGGCCGGCACGCTGAAGATCGTGGCCAACCAGGGTACGCATCGCTTTGCGGGCGCGCCCGATGTCCGCACGGTGATCGAGACCGGGATGCCGCAGTACGAGTACACGACGTGGTTCGGGCTGTTTGCGCCGAAGGGCACCCCGCCGGCGGTCACGCAGAGCATCTACGAGGCGGTACGCGAAGCCATGCGCCACCCGGAACTGCAGACCGCGATCACCGCCGCGGGCGCCGAACCGCTGGTGAACACCCCCGACGAGTTCGCGGCGCAGGTGCGCAAGGAAGATGCTCGCTTCACGGCACTGGCCAAGCGCTTTCCGCTGAACTAG